The genomic interval CGGCTCCTGAAGCCGTCGTCCATCGCGTTCGTGGGCCTCAGTGATAATTCTGCCTTTCTCGACACCGTCTCGCCCACATTCGACAGCGACGCCGAGATCTTCATGGTCAATCCACGCTACGAGTCAGTGGCCGGCCGGCCCACCGTACCCAGCCTGACGTCGCTGGACCGGCCGATCGACGCGGTCATGTGCTTCATGTCCGCCGAACGCACGACCGAGCTGGTCGAGGAGGCCGCCGCGCTCGACATCGGCGGCGTGGTCCTGGTCGCCAGCGGATTCGCCGAGCTCGACATCGGCGGCGAGGCACTGCAGGCGCGGGTTAGGGCCGCCGCGGCCGCGGCCTCGATGCCGGTCATAGGTCCGAACGGGCTCGGCTATATCAACGTGCGCCGTCGAGTCAGCCTGACGGTTGCCAACCGTCACAAGCGCCGACCCGGCGGTATCTCGGTGATTTCGCAGAGCGGCGCCCTGACCAGCGGTAGCGCGATGGCGGCGTGGCTGTACCCGGACTGCGGTACGAACATCCTTGTGTCCTCGGGCAACGAGGCGATCACGGATCTCGCCGACTACGTCGACTACCTCGTCGATG from Mycobacteriales bacterium carries:
- a CDS encoding CoA-binding protein encodes the protein MTAALDRLLKPSSIAFVGLSDNSAFLDTVSPTFDSDAEIFMVNPRYESVAGRPTVPSLTSLDRPIDAVMCFMSAERTTELVEEAAALDIGGVVLVASGFAELDIGGEALQARVRAAAAAASMPVIGPNGLGYINVRRRVSLTVANRHKRRPGGISVISQSGALTSGSAMAAWLYPDCGTNILVSSGNEAITDLADYVDYLVDDPETTAIGLVIEKIRRPQAFFAAVARATAAAKPVVALKLARNERSQRLAASHTGALTGDAWVYDVALRQAGVALA